The following coding sequences lie in one Arachis hypogaea cultivar Tifrunner chromosome 9, arahy.Tifrunner.gnm2.J5K5, whole genome shotgun sequence genomic window:
- the LOC112711324 gene encoding uncharacterized protein isoform X7 — MLMVFIWTLVSCSSTGYLDMLDNNNLNMDRNETLDQFIKSRGYSKLFVKAYLVPICGSIWPCSSEGVMSFSAFSVFSFFRNHHHLQLFRRPQWLTVKRRSHTYVKKVKEELVRRGGKVIVNCEVELVLTSKKGCVVHCKDGSKEMYDFCIVATHAPDTLRLLGEEATYEEQRILGAFQYAYSDIFLHHDKNLMPLNPSAWSAWNFLGCNNNKVCVTYWLNILQNLGETRLPFLLTLNPNHTPKNTLLKWSTGHPIPSVTAFKASQEFEKIQGKRGIWFCGAYQGCGYHEDGLKAGMIAAYNILGRCCSLRTNPKLMVPSWKELSARLFVTRFLSSYITTGSLTLLEEGGTMFSFEGINKTCSLKCVMRIHSPQFYWKVMTQADLGLADAYINGDFSLVDKDEGLLNLFLVFIANRDSNDSSSKLKKNRGWWTPFFFTSGLASANFFIKHYFRKNTITQSRRNISNHYDLSNELFALFMDETMTYTCAVFKNEKEDLKDAQLRKMSLLIEKARIDQTHEILDIGCGWGNLVIEIVKKTGCKCTGITLSKEQLKFAEKRVRDAGLQDHIKILLCDYRQLPKTFKYDRIISVGMIEAVGHEYMEEFFSCCESLLADDGLLILEFISIPDQRYDECRRSSDFLKEYIFLGGCLPSLNRITSAMAAASRLCVEHSENFGIHYYQTLRWWKKNFLKNQSEVLALGFDEKFIRTWEYYFDFTSAGFKSRTLGNYQIVFSRPGNMTTLKDPYKSWPSVC; from the exons ATGTTGATGGTATTCATTTGGACCTTGGTTTCATGCTCTTCAACCgg ATATCTTGATATGCTTGATAACAACAATTTGAATATGGACCGCAATGAAACCTTGGACCAATTCATAAAGTCAAGGGGTTACTCTAAATTATTTGTGAAAGCATATCTT GTTCCAATTTGTGGTTCTATATGGCCTTGCTCTTCTGAAGGAGTTATGAGCTTCTCTGCtttttctgttttctcttttttcagaAATCACCATCATCTTCAG CTCTTTAGAAGGCCACAATGGCTAACTGTTAAAAGGCGCTCGCACACTTATGTTAAGAAG GTCAAAGAAGAACTTGTTAGAAGAGGTGGTAAAGTAATAGTTAATTGTGAGGTGGAACTGGTTTTAACATCGAAAAAAG GATGTGTTGTGCATTGCAAAGATGGTTCCAAAGAAATGTATGATTTCTGCATAGTCGCGACACATGCACCTGACACTTTGAGATTATTAGGAGAGGAAGCAACATATGAAGAACAAAGAATTCTTGGTGCTTTCCAATATGCATATAG TGATATTTTTCTTCACCATGACAAAAATTTAATGCCTCTTAACCCATCTGCATGGAGTGCATGGAATTTTCTTGGATGTAACAACAACAAAGTTTGTGTGACATACTGGCTCAACATTCTTCAA AATCTTGGTGAAACAAGATTACCTTTTCTTCTAACTCTAAATCCAAATCATACACCAAAAAATACTCTTCTTAAGTGGTCAACTGGACATCCAATTCCATCAGTTACTGCATTCAAAGCTTCACAAGAGTTTgaaaaaattcaaggaaaaagagGAATTTGGTTTTGTGGTGCCTACCAAG GTTGTGGATATCATGAAGATGGATTAAAG GCTGGCATGATTGCTGCATATAACATTCTTGGAAGATGTTGTTCCCTCCGAACGAACCCCAAACTCATGGTACCTTCTTGGAAGGAACTTAGTGCACGCCTATTTGTGACGAGATTCTTAAGTTCCTATATTACCACTGGTAGTTTAAC TTTATTGGAGGAGGGGGGAACAATGTTTTCCTTTGAAGGAATTAATAAAACGTGCTCTTTGAAGTGTGTTATGAGAATTCACAGTCCCCAATTTTATTGGAAG GTTATGACACAAGCTGATTTAGGCCTTGCAGATGCGTATATTAATGGAGACTTTTCCCTTGTTGATAAAGATGAAGGTCTTTTGAATCTTTTTCTG gttttcATAGCGAACAGAGATTCAAATGATTCAAGCTCAAAATTGAAGAAGAATAG GGGTTGGTGGACACCATTTTTCTTTACATCGGGTTTAGCATCTGCAAATTTCTTCATTAAGCATTACTTTAGGAAAAATACTATCACACAATCTCGTCGCAACATCTCTAATCACTATGACTTG AGCAATGAACTCTTTGCGCTATTCATGGATGAAACAATGACATATACATGTGCAGTGTTCAAG AATGAAAAGGAAGATTTAAAAGATGCACAACTGAGAAAAATGTCTCTTCTCATTGAAAAA GCTAGAATAGACCAAACACATGAAATTCTTGATATTGGATGTGGATGGGGAAATTTAGTGATTGAAATTGTCAAGAAAACCGGTTGCAAGTGCACTGGCATCACTTTGTCGAAGGAGCAACTAAAATTTGCAGAAAAAAGAGTTCGAGATGCTGGACTTCAG GATCATATCAAAATTCTTCTATGTGACTATCGCCAACTACCGAAGACATTCAAATATGATAGGATTATATCTGT TGGAATGATAGAAGCAGTTGGTCATGAATACATGGAAGAGTTCTTCAGTTGTTGCGAATCACTATTGGCAGATGATGGGCTTCTAATTCTTGAG TTTATATCAATTCCGGACCAACGTTACGATGAGTGTAGACGCAGCTCCGATTTCTTGAAGGAATATATTTTTCTAGGAGGATGCCTTCCTTCTCTAAATAGGATAACATCAGCCATGGCTGCTGCATCAAGATTATG TGTAGAGCACAGTGAAAATTTTGGAATTCATTACTACCAAACATTAAGGTGGTGGAAAAAGAACTTCCTTAAAAATCAAAG TGAAGTTTTGGCTCTTGGATTCGACGAAAAGTTCATCAGGACATGGGAATACTATTTTGATTTTACTAGTGCAGGTTTTAAATCACGAACACTTGGAAATTACCAG ATAGTTTTTTCAAGGCCTGGCAACATGACTACACTCAAGGATCCATACAAAAGCTGGCCCTCAGTATGTTAG
- the LOC112711324 gene encoding uncharacterized protein isoform X4 has product MMRVAVVGGGISGLVSAYVLAKEGVNVTLYEKEDYLGGHAKTVNVDGIHLDLGFMLFNRVSYPNMMEFFESLGVDMELSDMSFAISLDNGHTCEWSSRNGLFGLFAQKKNVINLYFWQMLREIINFKDDVTRYLDMLDNNNLNMDRNETLDQFIKSRGYSKLFVKAYLVPICGSIWPCSSEGVMSFSAFSVFSFFRNHHHLQLFRRPQWLTVKRRSHTYVKKVKEELVRRGGKVIVNCEVELVLTSKKGCVVHCKDGSKEMYDFCIVATHAPDTLRLLGEEATYEEQRILGAFQYAYSDIFLHHDKNLMPLNPSAWSAWNFLGCNNNKVCVTYWLNILQNLGETRLPFLLTLNPNHTPKNTLLKWSTGHPIPSVTAFKASQEFEKIQGKRGIWFCGAYQGCGYHEDGLKVMTQADLGLADAYINGDFSLVDKDEGLLNLFLVFIANRDSNDSSSKLKKNRGWWTPFFFTSGLASANFFIKHYFRKNTITQSRRNISNHYDLSNELFALFMDETMTYTCAVFKNEKEDLKDAQLRKMSLLIEKARIDQTHEILDIGCGWGNLVIEIVKKTGCKCTGITLSKEQLKFAEKRVRDAGLQDHIKILLCDYRQLPKTFKYDRIISVGMIEAVGHEYMEEFFSCCESLLADDGLLILEFISIPDQRYDECRRSSDFLKEYIFLGGCLPSLNRITSAMAAASRLCVEHSENFGIHYYQTLRWWKKNFLKNQSEVLALGFDEKFIRTWEYYFDFTSAGFKSRTLGNYQIVFSRPGNMTTLKDPYKSWPSVC; this is encoded by the exons ATGATGAGAGTGGCAGTGGTGGGTGGTGGAATAAGTGGATTGGTTTCAGCGTATGTATTGGCCAAAGAAGGAGTGAATGTGACTCTTTATGAGAAAGAAGATTATTTGGGAGGCCATGCCAAAACTGTGAATGTTGATGGTATTCATTTGGACCTTGGTTTCATGCTCTTCAACCgg GTATCTTATCCTAACATGATGGAGTTCTTTGAGAGTCTTGGAGTTGACATGGAATTATCTGATATGTCATTCGCCATTAGCCTTGATAATGGCCACACCTGTGAATGGAGTAGCAGAAACGGTTTGTTTGGCTTGTTTGCACAAAAGAAAAATGTGATCAACCTTTATTTTTGGCAAATGCTAAGAGAAATTATCAACTTTAAAGATGATGTTACAAG ATATCTTGATATGCTTGATAACAACAATTTGAATATGGACCGCAATGAAACCTTGGACCAATTCATAAAGTCAAGGGGTTACTCTAAATTATTTGTGAAAGCATATCTT GTTCCAATTTGTGGTTCTATATGGCCTTGCTCTTCTGAAGGAGTTATGAGCTTCTCTGCtttttctgttttctcttttttcagaAATCACCATCATCTTCAG CTCTTTAGAAGGCCACAATGGCTAACTGTTAAAAGGCGCTCGCACACTTATGTTAAGAAG GTCAAAGAAGAACTTGTTAGAAGAGGTGGTAAAGTAATAGTTAATTGTGAGGTGGAACTGGTTTTAACATCGAAAAAAG GATGTGTTGTGCATTGCAAAGATGGTTCCAAAGAAATGTATGATTTCTGCATAGTCGCGACACATGCACCTGACACTTTGAGATTATTAGGAGAGGAAGCAACATATGAAGAACAAAGAATTCTTGGTGCTTTCCAATATGCATATAG TGATATTTTTCTTCACCATGACAAAAATTTAATGCCTCTTAACCCATCTGCATGGAGTGCATGGAATTTTCTTGGATGTAACAACAACAAAGTTTGTGTGACATACTGGCTCAACATTCTTCAA AATCTTGGTGAAACAAGATTACCTTTTCTTCTAACTCTAAATCCAAATCATACACCAAAAAATACTCTTCTTAAGTGGTCAACTGGACATCCAATTCCATCAGTTACTGCATTCAAAGCTTCACAAGAGTTTgaaaaaattcaaggaaaaagagGAATTTGGTTTTGTGGTGCCTACCAAG GTTGTGGATATCATGAAGATGGATTAAAG GTTATGACACAAGCTGATTTAGGCCTTGCAGATGCGTATATTAATGGAGACTTTTCCCTTGTTGATAAAGATGAAGGTCTTTTGAATCTTTTTCTG gttttcATAGCGAACAGAGATTCAAATGATTCAAGCTCAAAATTGAAGAAGAATAG GGGTTGGTGGACACCATTTTTCTTTACATCGGGTTTAGCATCTGCAAATTTCTTCATTAAGCATTACTTTAGGAAAAATACTATCACACAATCTCGTCGCAACATCTCTAATCACTATGACTTG AGCAATGAACTCTTTGCGCTATTCATGGATGAAACAATGACATATACATGTGCAGTGTTCAAG AATGAAAAGGAAGATTTAAAAGATGCACAACTGAGAAAAATGTCTCTTCTCATTGAAAAA GCTAGAATAGACCAAACACATGAAATTCTTGATATTGGATGTGGATGGGGAAATTTAGTGATTGAAATTGTCAAGAAAACCGGTTGCAAGTGCACTGGCATCACTTTGTCGAAGGAGCAACTAAAATTTGCAGAAAAAAGAGTTCGAGATGCTGGACTTCAG GATCATATCAAAATTCTTCTATGTGACTATCGCCAACTACCGAAGACATTCAAATATGATAGGATTATATCTGT TGGAATGATAGAAGCAGTTGGTCATGAATACATGGAAGAGTTCTTCAGTTGTTGCGAATCACTATTGGCAGATGATGGGCTTCTAATTCTTGAG TTTATATCAATTCCGGACCAACGTTACGATGAGTGTAGACGCAGCTCCGATTTCTTGAAGGAATATATTTTTCTAGGAGGATGCCTTCCTTCTCTAAATAGGATAACATCAGCCATGGCTGCTGCATCAAGATTATG TGTAGAGCACAGTGAAAATTTTGGAATTCATTACTACCAAACATTAAGGTGGTGGAAAAAGAACTTCCTTAAAAATCAAAG TGAAGTTTTGGCTCTTGGATTCGACGAAAAGTTCATCAGGACATGGGAATACTATTTTGATTTTACTAGTGCAGGTTTTAAATCACGAACACTTGGAAATTACCAG ATAGTTTTTTCAAGGCCTGGCAACATGACTACACTCAAGGATCCATACAAAAGCTGGCCCTCAGTATGTTAG
- the LOC112711324 gene encoding uncharacterized protein isoform X1, whose amino-acid sequence MMRVAVVGGGISGLVSAYVLAKEGVNVTLYEKEDYLGGHAKTVNVDGIHLDLGFMLFNRVSYPNMMEFFESLGVDMELSDMSFAISLDNGHTCEWSSRNGLFGLFAQKKNVINLYFWQMLREIINFKDDVTRYLDMLDNNNLNMDRNETLDQFIKSRGYSKLFVKAYLVPICGSIWPCSSEGVMSFSAFSVFSFFRNHHHLQLFRRPQWLTVKRRSHTYVKKVKEELVRRGGKVIVNCEVELVLTSKKGCVVHCKDGSKEMYDFCIVATHAPDTLRLLGEEATYEEQRILGAFQYAYSDIFLHHDKNLMPLNPSAWSAWNFLGCNNNKVCVTYWLNILQNLGETRLPFLLTLNPNHTPKNTLLKWSTGHPIPSVTAFKASQEFEKIQGKRGIWFCGAYQGCGYHEDGLKAGMIAAYNILGRCCSLRTNPKLMVPSWKELSARLFVTRFLSSYITTGSLTLLEEGGTMFSFEGINKTCSLKCVMRIHSPQFYWKVMTQADLGLADAYINGDFSLVDKDEGLLNLFLVFIANRDSNDSSSKLKKNRGWWTPFFFTSGLASANFFIKHYFRKNTITQSRRNISNHYDLSNELFALFMDETMTYTCAVFKNEKEDLKDAQLRKMSLLIEKARIDQTHEILDIGCGWGNLVIEIVKKTGCKCTGITLSKEQLKFAEKRVRDAGLQDHIKILLCDYRQLPKTFKYDRIISVGMIEAVGHEYMEEFFSCCESLLADDGLLILEFISIPDQRYDECRRSSDFLKEYIFLGGCLPSLNRITSAMAAASRLCVEHSENFGIHYYQTLRWWKKNFLKNQSEVLALGFDEKFIRTWEYYFDFTSAGFKSRTLGNYQIVFSRPGNMTTLKDPYKSWPSVC is encoded by the exons ATGATGAGAGTGGCAGTGGTGGGTGGTGGAATAAGTGGATTGGTTTCAGCGTATGTATTGGCCAAAGAAGGAGTGAATGTGACTCTTTATGAGAAAGAAGATTATTTGGGAGGCCATGCCAAAACTGTGAATGTTGATGGTATTCATTTGGACCTTGGTTTCATGCTCTTCAACCgg GTATCTTATCCTAACATGATGGAGTTCTTTGAGAGTCTTGGAGTTGACATGGAATTATCTGATATGTCATTCGCCATTAGCCTTGATAATGGCCACACCTGTGAATGGAGTAGCAGAAACGGTTTGTTTGGCTTGTTTGCACAAAAGAAAAATGTGATCAACCTTTATTTTTGGCAAATGCTAAGAGAAATTATCAACTTTAAAGATGATGTTACAAG ATATCTTGATATGCTTGATAACAACAATTTGAATATGGACCGCAATGAAACCTTGGACCAATTCATAAAGTCAAGGGGTTACTCTAAATTATTTGTGAAAGCATATCTT GTTCCAATTTGTGGTTCTATATGGCCTTGCTCTTCTGAAGGAGTTATGAGCTTCTCTGCtttttctgttttctcttttttcagaAATCACCATCATCTTCAG CTCTTTAGAAGGCCACAATGGCTAACTGTTAAAAGGCGCTCGCACACTTATGTTAAGAAG GTCAAAGAAGAACTTGTTAGAAGAGGTGGTAAAGTAATAGTTAATTGTGAGGTGGAACTGGTTTTAACATCGAAAAAAG GATGTGTTGTGCATTGCAAAGATGGTTCCAAAGAAATGTATGATTTCTGCATAGTCGCGACACATGCACCTGACACTTTGAGATTATTAGGAGAGGAAGCAACATATGAAGAACAAAGAATTCTTGGTGCTTTCCAATATGCATATAG TGATATTTTTCTTCACCATGACAAAAATTTAATGCCTCTTAACCCATCTGCATGGAGTGCATGGAATTTTCTTGGATGTAACAACAACAAAGTTTGTGTGACATACTGGCTCAACATTCTTCAA AATCTTGGTGAAACAAGATTACCTTTTCTTCTAACTCTAAATCCAAATCATACACCAAAAAATACTCTTCTTAAGTGGTCAACTGGACATCCAATTCCATCAGTTACTGCATTCAAAGCTTCACAAGAGTTTgaaaaaattcaaggaaaaagagGAATTTGGTTTTGTGGTGCCTACCAAG GTTGTGGATATCATGAAGATGGATTAAAG GCTGGCATGATTGCTGCATATAACATTCTTGGAAGATGTTGTTCCCTCCGAACGAACCCCAAACTCATGGTACCTTCTTGGAAGGAACTTAGTGCACGCCTATTTGTGACGAGATTCTTAAGTTCCTATATTACCACTGGTAGTTTAAC TTTATTGGAGGAGGGGGGAACAATGTTTTCCTTTGAAGGAATTAATAAAACGTGCTCTTTGAAGTGTGTTATGAGAATTCACAGTCCCCAATTTTATTGGAAG GTTATGACACAAGCTGATTTAGGCCTTGCAGATGCGTATATTAATGGAGACTTTTCCCTTGTTGATAAAGATGAAGGTCTTTTGAATCTTTTTCTG gttttcATAGCGAACAGAGATTCAAATGATTCAAGCTCAAAATTGAAGAAGAATAG GGGTTGGTGGACACCATTTTTCTTTACATCGGGTTTAGCATCTGCAAATTTCTTCATTAAGCATTACTTTAGGAAAAATACTATCACACAATCTCGTCGCAACATCTCTAATCACTATGACTTG AGCAATGAACTCTTTGCGCTATTCATGGATGAAACAATGACATATACATGTGCAGTGTTCAAG AATGAAAAGGAAGATTTAAAAGATGCACAACTGAGAAAAATGTCTCTTCTCATTGAAAAA GCTAGAATAGACCAAACACATGAAATTCTTGATATTGGATGTGGATGGGGAAATTTAGTGATTGAAATTGTCAAGAAAACCGGTTGCAAGTGCACTGGCATCACTTTGTCGAAGGAGCAACTAAAATTTGCAGAAAAAAGAGTTCGAGATGCTGGACTTCAG GATCATATCAAAATTCTTCTATGTGACTATCGCCAACTACCGAAGACATTCAAATATGATAGGATTATATCTGT TGGAATGATAGAAGCAGTTGGTCATGAATACATGGAAGAGTTCTTCAGTTGTTGCGAATCACTATTGGCAGATGATGGGCTTCTAATTCTTGAG TTTATATCAATTCCGGACCAACGTTACGATGAGTGTAGACGCAGCTCCGATTTCTTGAAGGAATATATTTTTCTAGGAGGATGCCTTCCTTCTCTAAATAGGATAACATCAGCCATGGCTGCTGCATCAAGATTATG TGTAGAGCACAGTGAAAATTTTGGAATTCATTACTACCAAACATTAAGGTGGTGGAAAAAGAACTTCCTTAAAAATCAAAG TGAAGTTTTGGCTCTTGGATTCGACGAAAAGTTCATCAGGACATGGGAATACTATTTTGATTTTACTAGTGCAGGTTTTAAATCACGAACACTTGGAAATTACCAG ATAGTTTTTTCAAGGCCTGGCAACATGACTACACTCAAGGATCCATACAAAAGCTGGCCCTCAGTATGTTAG
- the LOC112711324 gene encoding uncharacterized protein isoform X9, whose translation MMRVAVVGGGISGLVSAYVLAKEGVNVTLYEKEDYLGGHAKTVNVDGIHLDLGFMLFNRVPICGSIWPCSSEGVMSFSAFSVFSFFRNHHHLQLFRRPQWLTVKRRSHTYVKKVKEELVRRGGKVIVNCEVELVLTSKKGCVVHCKDGSKEMYDFCIVATHAPDTLRLLGEEATYEEQRILGAFQYAYSDIFLHHDKNLMPLNPSAWSAWNFLGCNNNKVCVTYWLNILQNLGETRLPFLLTLNPNHTPKNTLLKWSTGHPIPSVTAFKASQEFEKIQGKRGIWFCGAYQGCGYHEDGLKVMTQADLGLADAYINGDFSLVDKDEGLLNLFLVFIANRDSNDSSSKLKKNRGWWTPFFFTSGLASANFFIKHYFRKNTITQSRRNISNHYDLSNELFALFMDETMTYTCAVFKNEKEDLKDAQLRKMSLLIEKARIDQTHEILDIGCGWGNLVIEIVKKTGCKCTGITLSKEQLKFAEKRVRDAGLQDHIKILLCDYRQLPKTFKYDRIISVGMIEAVGHEYMEEFFSCCESLLADDGLLILEFISIPDQRYDECRRSSDFLKEYIFLGGCLPSLNRITSAMAAASRLCVEHSENFGIHYYQTLRWWKKNFLKNQSEVLALGFDEKFIRTWEYYFDFTSAGFKSRTLGNYQIVFSRPGNMTTLKDPYKSWPSVC comes from the exons ATGATGAGAGTGGCAGTGGTGGGTGGTGGAATAAGTGGATTGGTTTCAGCGTATGTATTGGCCAAAGAAGGAGTGAATGTGACTCTTTATGAGAAAGAAGATTATTTGGGAGGCCATGCCAAAACTGTGAATGTTGATGGTATTCATTTGGACCTTGGTTTCATGCTCTTCAACCgg GTTCCAATTTGTGGTTCTATATGGCCTTGCTCTTCTGAAGGAGTTATGAGCTTCTCTGCtttttctgttttctcttttttcagaAATCACCATCATCTTCAG CTCTTTAGAAGGCCACAATGGCTAACTGTTAAAAGGCGCTCGCACACTTATGTTAAGAAG GTCAAAGAAGAACTTGTTAGAAGAGGTGGTAAAGTAATAGTTAATTGTGAGGTGGAACTGGTTTTAACATCGAAAAAAG GATGTGTTGTGCATTGCAAAGATGGTTCCAAAGAAATGTATGATTTCTGCATAGTCGCGACACATGCACCTGACACTTTGAGATTATTAGGAGAGGAAGCAACATATGAAGAACAAAGAATTCTTGGTGCTTTCCAATATGCATATAG TGATATTTTTCTTCACCATGACAAAAATTTAATGCCTCTTAACCCATCTGCATGGAGTGCATGGAATTTTCTTGGATGTAACAACAACAAAGTTTGTGTGACATACTGGCTCAACATTCTTCAA AATCTTGGTGAAACAAGATTACCTTTTCTTCTAACTCTAAATCCAAATCATACACCAAAAAATACTCTTCTTAAGTGGTCAACTGGACATCCAATTCCATCAGTTACTGCATTCAAAGCTTCACAAGAGTTTgaaaaaattcaaggaaaaagagGAATTTGGTTTTGTGGTGCCTACCAAG GTTGTGGATATCATGAAGATGGATTAAAG GTTATGACACAAGCTGATTTAGGCCTTGCAGATGCGTATATTAATGGAGACTTTTCCCTTGTTGATAAAGATGAAGGTCTTTTGAATCTTTTTCTG gttttcATAGCGAACAGAGATTCAAATGATTCAAGCTCAAAATTGAAGAAGAATAG GGGTTGGTGGACACCATTTTTCTTTACATCGGGTTTAGCATCTGCAAATTTCTTCATTAAGCATTACTTTAGGAAAAATACTATCACACAATCTCGTCGCAACATCTCTAATCACTATGACTTG AGCAATGAACTCTTTGCGCTATTCATGGATGAAACAATGACATATACATGTGCAGTGTTCAAG AATGAAAAGGAAGATTTAAAAGATGCACAACTGAGAAAAATGTCTCTTCTCATTGAAAAA GCTAGAATAGACCAAACACATGAAATTCTTGATATTGGATGTGGATGGGGAAATTTAGTGATTGAAATTGTCAAGAAAACCGGTTGCAAGTGCACTGGCATCACTTTGTCGAAGGAGCAACTAAAATTTGCAGAAAAAAGAGTTCGAGATGCTGGACTTCAG GATCATATCAAAATTCTTCTATGTGACTATCGCCAACTACCGAAGACATTCAAATATGATAGGATTATATCTGT TGGAATGATAGAAGCAGTTGGTCATGAATACATGGAAGAGTTCTTCAGTTGTTGCGAATCACTATTGGCAGATGATGGGCTTCTAATTCTTGAG TTTATATCAATTCCGGACCAACGTTACGATGAGTGTAGACGCAGCTCCGATTTCTTGAAGGAATATATTTTTCTAGGAGGATGCCTTCCTTCTCTAAATAGGATAACATCAGCCATGGCTGCTGCATCAAGATTATG TGTAGAGCACAGTGAAAATTTTGGAATTCATTACTACCAAACATTAAGGTGGTGGAAAAAGAACTTCCTTAAAAATCAAAG TGAAGTTTTGGCTCTTGGATTCGACGAAAAGTTCATCAGGACATGGGAATACTATTTTGATTTTACTAGTGCAGGTTTTAAATCACGAACACTTGGAAATTACCAG ATAGTTTTTTCAAGGCCTGGCAACATGACTACACTCAAGGATCCATACAAAAGCTGGCCCTCAGTATGTTAG